The DNA region GACTTCCGACTCTCAATCACAGGCCCGCTTGAGTGCTTCGGCCCAATCTGTCCCGGGTTAGATCGCGTGAACCCCTGAAAAAACCAGTCGATCCGCATGGAAGCGATTGGTTCCCCGCTTCGGTGAACTAAGCCGAGCCCGACGCGCCGGCTGCGTGGTTCAGCGACGCGAAATCTTGCCGCTTCTCGTCGGAAATCTGAGGCGGAAAACGCGATTGCTCGCCTTAAGGCCGCCGGCGCCGGGGTTCGGCATAGGCGTTGCTTAGTGGTGTCTTGCGACGCGCTCGGGCACTCCGCCCGGGGCTTCGCCCATGAGGCTTAGCTACTGCTTAGAACCACCAGTCAACGGAACGGGGCACACGATGATCGACTATTCGAATACCGATTTCTCTTACGAGGCCGACCGCGCAGGGTTCCGCAACGAGCGGGAAGAACCCAGCCGCACCAGCTACTCGCGTAGCCGCGCCACCTCCAGCGCCCGGCGGACGCCGCGGCGACGCAGCCCCAAGTCGCCGGGTTGCGGCATCGGCGCTCGCCGCAATCGTCGTTGGGCCTGGTAGCCGCCCGCGGGCGCTCAGCGGATCAGGCGACGGATCTCTGTCTCCAGCTCGGCGACGTGCAGGTTGCGGTTCACTACCTGCCCCTTCTCGTCGAGCATGATCATCAGCGGCAGCGTCATCACGCCCATCTCGTTGGCCAGGCGGCCATCGAGGCCCCCCTCGTCGTAGACCTGCGTCCACGGGAGGCGGTTGGTGGCAAGGTAGGCTTTGGCGTCGGCGACCGAGGCGTCCAGGTTCACGCCGACAATCGTCAGGGTGCGGCCGTTCTTTGCGTACAACTCTTTGAGCTGCGCCATGTCGCTCTTACAGGGTTCGCACCAGGTCGCCCAGTAGTGGATGAGCACGTGCTTGCCCGCGAGTTGCTTCAGGTCGAAGGCGCCGCCGTCGATCTTCTGGGCGCGTAGCTCAATGGGTTTGCCGACGGACGACAGCCGCCGGATCGCGCCGGACGCTTTCCGCCCACGCGTGGTGTCCGGGAATTGCTTGGCCAGGCGTGCGTACCAATCTTGGGCCTGCTCGGTTTCCCCGGCAAACTCCGCGGCCATGCCGAGCTGAAGCAGCGCCTCGGCAGACTCCTGATCGTCCGGGTGCTTCTTCACGAACTGCTCTAACTGGTCCAGCCACGCCCGCTGCACCTTGGGGTAGTCTTCTTTCGGGTCCTGCGACAGCAGCCCGTACTCGGCCCAGATCCGCTGGAACCGCACGTGCGCGACAAGCGAATCCGCGACCCCTTCCGCCTCGGTCTTCCTGATCAATGCGTCGAGAGATTGGAGGGAGGCTTTGTTCGAGTTCTCTAGCACGTCGGCCGCGAGCGTGTCGGCAAGCTGCTGGATCCACTGCTCCTTGAGGCCGCTAGAGCTGGCGTCCGCCAACTGACGCAGCAGGTCGATACGCTTGCCCGCCGCGGCCCCGGGCGATCCGGCGGACTGCCGATCGAGCTTCTCGAGCTCGGTCATCAACTGCTGCATCTTCTCGCTGGGGCGCTCGCCGCCGGCGGTCGGGGCGATGCCGGGCATCATGAACAACGCCAGCGGGTCTTGCGAGTTCGAGCCGAGTTTCGGACCCGTGATCACGCGCCAGCCGTCGCCCACCTGCACCAGCGGGCCGAGCTGTACTTGCTCCGTTTCGCCGCCGATTTCTACCAACGCGGTGGCGCCTTCGCAGAAGGTGGCGTCAGCCGTTGCGCCGTCGACGCCCCCAGGGATCACACCGGGCCGCACCGATCCAAAGTCGATAAATCGCGTGCCGGCCGTCAGCTTCCCGCCGGCGGCGGTCTCCTGAAAACCCTTGGCGGCCGAGCCGGTGGCGGCCGCAACCTCGCCCGCTACCGAGCCTCCCAACCCAAGCCCCTTGAGCTCGGCGGGACTCAGCAGCACCCGGGCGAACGCCGCCGAATCGCGTGAACGCAGCGCGGCG from Pirellulimonas nuda includes:
- a CDS encoding thioredoxin-like domain-containing protein, encoding MRFALLAIAASLFAGVSTAKSPTAEQALALTPIQPGIDFTTPAKADIAACTIAPEKSGGITAWVVRDGQGRNLRRFADTNGDNVVDVWSYYRDGVEVYRDIDSDFDNKADQYRWLGTAGTRWGIDENEDGRVDSWRAISAYEVAEEVVAALRSRDSAAFARVLLSPAELKGLGLGGSVAGEVAAATGSAAKGFQETAAGGKLTAGTRFIDFGSVRPGVIPGGVDGATADATFCEGATALVEIGGETEQVQLGPLVQVGDGWRVITGPKLGSNSQDPLALFMMPGIAPTAGGERPSEKMQQLMTELEKLDRQSAGSPGAAAGKRIDLLRQLADASSSGLKEQWIQQLADTLAADVLENSNKASLQSLDALIRKTEAEGVADSLVAHVRFQRIWAEYGLLSQDPKEDYPKVQRAWLDQLEQFVKKHPDDQESAEALLQLGMAAEFAGETEQAQDWYARLAKQFPDTTRGRKASGAIRRLSSVGKPIELRAQKIDGGAFDLKQLAGKHVLIHYWATWCEPCKSDMAQLKELYAKNGRTLTIVGVNLDASVADAKAYLATNRLPWTQVYDEGGLDGRLANEMGVMTLPLMIMLDEKGQVVNRNLHVAELETEIRRLIR